The Prionailurus bengalensis isolate Pbe53 chromosome B1, Fcat_Pben_1.1_paternal_pri, whole genome shotgun sequence genomic interval TCACTCCCCTAGAGGCTGAAAACTTGTTGAGATGTAGTACCAAGTTTTTGTTCATTATTATACTTCTACTACCTACTGTGCTGTCTAAAATACTGAAGGCCTTTGGTAAACAGTAAAtggctgaatgaaagaagaatcAGAAGCTGACCTGACAGAGCAATGTCCATTTCTTCATAACTCACAAGCCTTTGGaaagcaaggatttttttttaatgtttttttcatgtttattttttttattttttttattttttttttaatgtttattttttgagagagagagagcacaggtaggggaggggcagaaagagagggaggcctagaatctgaagcagtttccaggctccgtgctgtcagcacagagccagaagcgatgctcaaactcatgaaccatgagatcatgacctgaaccaaagtcagaatgCTCAAtggattgaaccacccaggcgcctcgtaagttatgtattttttgttaaattaccTGGCTTGAGGGTGAAATAGAATCCACATAGGTATTCGTTGATAATTCAGGTAATCTGACATAGCAAATAACTTCAGGAGCTGTTTACTATTTGCACATAAAAGAGTGACTGAATTAGGCAttgtattaaaacattttatatttataatttgatCACATTTCTATCTGAATACTCCATTACTGAttctaatgatttttatttgcatattaaagGCTTTTCTTAGCtcctctattttaattttttattgaaaattttatttaaattctagttagttaacatataatgtaatattggtttcaggaatagaatttagtgattcatcttgcatataacacccagggcccatcataacaagtgccctccttaagacccatcacccatctagcccatctccccacccacctccctccatcaactctcaatttgttctctatcatttagAGTATCTTATGGATTATGAGCAGgtagatgggctaaatgagtaaggggcattaaggaagacacttgttgggatgagcactgggtgctgtacataggtgatgaatcactggaatctactcctgaaatcattattgcactatatgctaactaactaggatataaatatatatatatatatatatatatatatatattaaaataataaaaaaagaaaaagaaaaaaaataaaattcaaagaaaaaaaaagagtatcttatggtttgcttccctgtctttttttcccttcacatatgttcatctgttttgtttcctaaattccacatgtgagtgaaatcatatgatatttgtttttctctgacttattacacttagcataatatactaatattatggatatggatatataatatccatccacattgttgcaaatagcaagacttcattctttttgatggctaatagtccattgtgtgtgtgtgtgtgtgtgtgtgtatatatatatatatatatatcatatcttctttatttattaattagtcagtggacacttgggctctttctgtagtttgctattattgataatgctgctataaacatcagagggCATGTAccctttgaatctatatttttgtatcctttgggtaaatacctagcagtgcaattgctacatcatagggtagttctatttttaactttttgagaagcctccataagtgtttcccagagtggccacactaatttgcattcccaccaacagcataaGACGGTtcctttctccacagcctcaccaacctctgttgtttcttgtgttagttttaaccattctgacaggtgtgaggtggtatcccatcatggttttgatttgtatttccctgatgatgagtgagattgagcatcttttcatgcatctgttagccatctgcatgATGGAAAAGTGTCgattcatgtcttctcattttttcactggattgttttttggctgttgagtttggtgagttctttatagattttgaatactaaccctttatccgatatgtcacttgcaaatatcttcgcccattccataggctgcctttttgctttgttgattgtttccgttgctgtgcagaagtttttatcttaatgaagtcccatttgttcatttgtgcttttgtttcctttgcctccagcaatgtgtctagtaagaagttgctacagccaaagTCAAAGGGGTTGCtatctgtgttctcctctaggattttgatggtttcctatctcacatttaggtctttcatccatttaaacaaaaatgttaaacaaaagaatattaaagagACATGaactcaaaaagtaaaaatgccaaaaatatcTTCTCTATTTGAAAACCAACTAAGGAGTTGTTTGACTTCTCCATTCTAGGCATGCTTCTTGCTGGGTTTCTTGTCAGAAATATCCCTGTCATCAGTGATAATGTACAAATCAAGCATAAGTGGTCTTCCTCTTTGAGAAGCATAGCCCTGTCTATCATATTGGTTCGTGCTGGCCTTGGGCTTGATTCAAAGGTATGAAGTATAAATTTCTAATTGTTGACTAGGAATTGAACTCTTCCAGTACTGCTACTATTCAGAATCACTGTGCTTTAGGCACTTTGTGTGACAGTCTAAAGAAGAGAatggaggggggcctgggtggctcagttggttaagtgtctgctcaggtcatgatctcacagttcgtgagtttgagccccacatcaggctctgtgctgacagctcagagcctggatccttgttcggattctgtgtctccctctctgtacaccacccccacttgcgctctctctctgtgtctcaaaaatgaataaatgttaaaaaaaatttttttaaagaaaagaatggagttTATTTCATGGAGGACTGACTATTCCCAGAAGATGACCCTATATTCATTCTTGGAGGAAGGTGGAATTACTGTCTGGGGACAGCACTAACAATAAAGGCTCCCCTTTTCTCTGACAGAGATATAGGTCATCCTTATAAATAACAGGCTAGAGAGAGGATAGCACATTTATGGCATGCAAAGCCTTATGCAAGTGCTTAGGCTAACTATACAGCTCAAGAAACTGCTTGATACATAGGACGAGTCTCAAGTATgccttttttaatgcttttaatgaGAGAATGAGTGTTCTTGGGGATGAAGGTTTTCACCCTGGCCTCGTTCTGGGGCCACAAGTTATAAATAAAGCTAACACCGAGAGGGTTAAATCAGCTACTTTGGGGATTAATGAGCACAGACTACAGAACATCCTGCTTGAGTTCAAACCTAGCTGCACAATTTACCAATTTCATGATCTTGGACAAATGACTTTAACTTGTATCTTTTTAGATGAGGACATCTAAATATAATGGGGATAGTAATTTCACCTATATCATAGTGTTGCTATGAGGACTAAATAAGCTATCTCCAAAACACTTCAAACActgaaatgtttgttaaataaaactcATTACCTGGCAAATTCATGATAATCCAAACATGGTCTGAATACTGAAGAAAAGTGTCTGATGTCATaatctctttctgtctttaaatgattatttttgtatttctgtttgcATATTTCAGGCCCTGAAGAAGTTGAAGGGTGTTTGTATAAGACTGTCCATGGGTCCTTGTCTTGTGGAGGCATGCACATCTGCACTTCTGGCCCACTTTCTAATGGGCTTACCATGGCAATGGGGATTTATCCTGGGgtaatggtttttctttttcgtATGAAAACAATGCAGGGATGTTTGGGGCTTTCTCTGATTCCATACCAGAGAATGCATAATAGCATTTTCTTAAGGACATCAGAAAATACAACATGGATATTCCAGTGTAATCTAAATATTATAACTTCAAAATATACTATTTATAGAATACATCTAACTTTTACAGGCATTATGATTTAAACAGTTGAAGAATTAATGGTGTTTTACCTACACCTTATTCCATGAGGTGAGAGAGATGCCATATCTCACCTCAAAGTCCATACAAAGGGTAATAAACATATCAACAGTAATGAACACCTAatactcttttctccttcttttgtcACCAGACAGTTATGATTGGGTGGTTCTGCTGTCTCTTCCTTCCACTGCCACTTCTTCTAATGGTTAACAGCcataagaagtaaataaataaaggggagcCTTGGCGGctcatcggttaagtgtccgactttggctcaggtcaagatctcacagttcatggtttcgagccccacattgggctctctgctgacagctcagagcctggaggctgcttctgattctgtgtctccctctctctctgcccctccctcactcactcatgctctctctctgtctctcaaaaataaataaacattaaaaaaagaagtaaataattatGAAAGTACTTAGTAAGAATTTAGTACTAATTAGTAGGCAAGAAGCAAGAAATCCTTACTTCTGGTTAAGACGGTAGAGCTATACGgcctggatttaaatcccagctctgtgactCCAATATGTGAactttggcaagttatttaatctctctgcaTCTCGTTTGCAAGAATGAAGTCTCCTCATTTGCAGAATGAAGACAATTATTGTAGCTACCTTttagagttgttgtgaggattaaattagttaatttatGTAGAGCACTTAAAAtggtgtttggcacatagtaaacactgtAAAATGTTTTCTGCTGTTACTGCTGCTGCTAGTGTTAGTATCACTGTCACTGCCATTATGGGCTTCTTCTAATCTGTGGTCTTATTCTACTTACCAAGTCCCAACAGAAGGCCTAATATCAGTCAGTTCCAATTTAAAAAGCCTGCAGCTGTGTTTTTCAAACCTCATACCATAAatgtttcatctttattttttttaatgttttatttatttttgagagagagcaaacgggggaagggacagaggatccaaagtgggctctgtgctgatagcagcaaacccgatatggggctcgaacccacaaactatgagatcatgacctcagccaaagtcagatactcaaccaactgagccatgcagtcGCCctggcttgcttgcttgcttgcttgctttatttatttatttatttttatttatttatttttttaaggcagattCCTGCAACCTAATCCCATTAGGTCTTCTGTGCCACCCATAACTATATATTTCAGGGCAACCTGAGTGGTTCCAATATAGCCTGTCTGCAGCCACACTTTCAAAAAGTGTTCTGtagaacttgtgtgtgtgtgtgtgtgtgtgtgtgtgtgtgtgtgtgtgtgtttccagttTGGTGCTTCACTGCTATTTGAAAGACAGTAGTTGTCTAAAGTGTAACCTCTAAAAGAGTAGATGTTATTATAATttcaacagtaataataataatgagtaaGCTGCTATCACAAATGTTTAAAGCGCTGCCTACTTAGTTTTGTTTTAGGTGCTGTATCTCCAGCTGTCGTAGTGCCTTCAATGCTCCTTTTGCAGGAAGGAGGCTATGGAGTCGAAAAAGGCGTCCCAACCTTGCTTATGGCTGCTGGCAGCTTCGATGATATTCTGGCTATCACTGGCTTCAACACATGCTTGGGCATGGCCTTTTCCACAGGTAAACTGGTCAGTTCACGATGTGCTGTTCCCTTGCGCTACAGAGACATAGATTATGATGTTCCAAACTGGGCATATTTGCTTGATAACTGAATACGGCAGATTAAAATGGAGAAACCAACTCCACAGGTTAGTTCTATACCTGAGGAGGGACCAGTTGCTTATTTTACTCCCTTCACCCTCTGGACGTGGACTGTTCCAATGGTCTGGTAAATGCATTGACAGGGATCCAGAGTAGCAAAGTTTAAGAAAGGATTAGAATAGCTTTTGCATGGAGGCTTCTGAGAAAGCTCAATCTTGGAGACTTCACACAGAGATGAGTAGGTTTTTCAAAGACAACAATGACACAGAGCAGTCCAAGTGAAAGGAACAGCATTCTTCTAAAATAGGAACAGTTTCTGctctctgtaacattttatgGGTAATAATGGCAATGATTTTTCACAGGTATCTTACTTCCTTACTGAGTGTCTGACATGGATGTATTTTGTGCTAAGCAGTAATAAAAGAAGAGtgtaaaacattttttgtctcccactattatttaaaacttttactatCCTTTGGCACAgcacaagtttatttttaaaccatgtCCAAGATTCAGAGATAAGATTTGCGATCCCATGCGATTGACAAAATGTAATTGTAGAGTGAGTTTAGCTTCCAATTATTGTGGAACACATTTTCTTGGGAAGTCATATGTTCTCAGTATCTCTACTCCCATAGTTATCTAGGGGTAACATTTTAAGATTTAGGCTGATTACCTAGAACCTCAACTCTTCCCACTGCCCCAAGTTCCTTATATCCGGTCACCCTCCATACACTGCTGTGCATCACTGGTAAATTAACCTTGTCAAAACATGACTCTCATAGTATTACTTTTTGGTACAAGAACCAGTGAGGATTCTCTGTTACCTGTTAGGTCAAATCTACACCCTTGTCTTTACTTTAATTTTACTGTACCTATCCAAACTTATGTTCTCACTGCCTTCCTGGTATACACCTTTGAAACCATGGTTCTCAGCCTCAGCTGCATACTAGAATTAcctggagaatttttaaaaatacttgtaagTGAGAACTACCttagaccaattaaatcagaacctTTGGGAATAGAAACCAGGCTTTATGCAAGAGTTTGCATTAGAATCACacgggaggagaagaagagggatGAGGGGGCAAGAGGGAGGGTGTACTGGGGTTTCATAATCTGGGGAGTATGGGCTATGGATAGTTTAAAGAACTTTCCTAGTCAACAATGCTGtgttccctctgccctgctccactAAATGTGGTCCTTAGACGTTTTGGATGGGAACTACCAGGAGCCTCTTTAAAATATGGATCCCAAGCCCTGCCAggcttactgaatcagaatttttaGAGGTGGGtccaagaagtcttttttttttccttacattagAGACTGAAACTAATTAGctactttttatacatttataataaattatttattgtaaTAGCTTGAGACATTTGCTACTGTCACAGCTAGATGTTTCTGACAGTCACACCATTATCTAACATAGAGCTGCTCTGGCTAAATAAAATTACTACagaggtaattctttttttttttttcttttaataagagAGATGATTAAAACTGTAAGGAAGGAAAAACTGTTGCCCATCTATCCACCTTAAGTCCATTGGCTGGGCCCTGTAAATCAGAAtgacaaaagacaaattaataagagaaaagcaTGTGCACCCTGTTGTGCATGTTGTTAGCATGTGCACCCTGCTTACCTAGGGGAGTACTTACTCACTGATGCCTAACTCAAAGAGGTGGTTAGAatttggtatataaatatatatgtaatttgcaTGTAAGTGAACCATGCAACTCAAACCTGTATGtgatgtatatatcacatcttagCAAAAAACAGTAATTTTGGTGAAatgcaagacaaaagaaaagaacttttagAGGCAGCAAATTGTGGAAAGGCAAATAGGGTAACCAATGGTATCTAGGGATGCTCTTAGTAGAATCTGTCTTAGGGATGTTAAGAGTCTGAAGTTGTCCCAGTGGTTAACTTCTGTCCTTCTGGTAGAGGAAAAATTTATGCCCTTAAAAGTTTATGCTCTCCTTTTAGGCAAATAGGAAGAGATAGATACCTTTTCTTGATTCTGTTTATTCTCAATTGCCTTCTGCTCAAAATcatctttatgccaaagtggcataccTTGGTGTGGCATATTGTTACCCTAAACTACAATAATAAGAAACTACATActagttgcattttttaaaatgttgtgtttatttttgagacagagacagagagagagagagagagagagagagaaagggagaacatgagtgggggaggggcaaaaagagagggggacaggggatccaaagtgggctctgtgctgagagcagagagccctatgcagggcacgaactcatgaactgtgagatcatgacctgcgcctaaatcgagagttggacgcttaaccaactgagctacccaggcaccccagtacatattttctttgaataGTGTGGAAGGAAGGACTTCACGTGTTGAGCAATTTACTATGATTTTGTGTACAATGtgctaacagattttttttaagtattctaaattctgtttgctatgaaagaaaacagaagtctacatatatatatatatatatatatatatatatatatatatatatattatgatacTTCAAAGAAGCAATCCAACAAATAAAGGCTCTTCTAAGAgcagtttcaaaaataatttgtttttgggggtgcctgggtggttcagtcagttaaatgtccgacttcagctcaggtcatgatctcggggtttgtgaatttgagccctgctagggctctgtgctgacagctcagagcctggagcctgctttggattctgtgactccctctctctctgccccacccctgcttgcactgtgtctctaaaaaatgaataaacattaaaaaaaaatttttttttagtaatttgttttcagatttaCTTTTAGAAATAGCTTTTGAGAAACAGTAAGTCCCCTACACTCCTTGTAGTAAGAAAAGATTCTTggggtacttggctggctcagttggaagggcatgtgactcctgaccttgagggtcatgagtttgagccccacattgggtatagcgattactaaaaacaaaaaaataaataaatacattttaaaaacttaaaaaaataaaagattcttgATTTAACTGCCAAATTTTTAAGTTACTGTATTCTTTACATATCAGAGCTACCGTAATCAATTATTAGTAAAAAATCAGGCTCTTAATTGGCAATTTGAAAACTAGATATGTCTTCTCACCCAGACTGTGCCTATAGTATAGTAGAACAAATTAGCTCTGTTCATGaattttatctttcatattttcttaggCCATTTAAGTAAACTTTTATTGATGTAAGCATAAAAGAAGGGCACAAATCATAGTTTATACCAATTTTGAAATTTATCTGCAATAATATGCATAGGTTTCTTATAATATAGGCCCATCTTATTAGACATTTTACATCACATATATTTAAGAAAGTAGAGAGCAGGAAATACCTGTATAACTTTCCTTCTATGTAATTAGATGCTTTTTATGTTGATAATTAAAGTCTAAGTATTTACAGATTTAGAGTTCTgcctgaagtttttctttttatgtgtttttaaggctccacaatttttaatgttctcaGAGGAATTTTAGAGGTGGTAATTGGTATGGCAACTGGATCTCTTCTTGGATTTTTTATTCAGTACTTTCCAAGCAGTGACCAGGTAAAAGAAATAATCTATGGGAAAGTCATGCTCTAAAATGTCATTGGAAAAACATTCTGGAACAGTCCCCTGAACGTGAAGAACACGATTTAGAAAATGGCCCCCCATTGTAAAACTGCTTATTCCCAAATCAGTGCTATCCATGAGATGTATGAACAAGGCTAGATGTGCAGTTGACCCCCGAACAATGCAGGGATTAGGGGCACTGACCCTGTGCACAGTCAGAAATcaatgtataacttttgactcccccaaaacttaattactaatagcctgctgttgactaGAATCCTttctgataacataaacagttgattaacacatattttatatgttgtatatactatatactgtattcttataataaagtaagctagagaaaagaagatattattaagaaaatcgtaaaggaaatacatttatagtagtgtactgtatttatcaaaaaaaaaaaaattgcatgtaaGTGGACCATGCAGCTCAAATCTGtgttaagggtcaactgtataaggTTTTAAttaaatcctaaaatttttactCTAATGTATATTCTATAAACTTacatttcactgaaaaataaataacatcatttCCAGAATATGCAAGcaatcctttctttttgtttttattttttattttattattattattaatattagctAAGTCAAGATGTAAAATGGCTTTGGGGCCCTCTTTTTAGTATCAGCATATCTTAGATTATAATACTACCTATACCTTAACATCTCATTGTAATATAGTCTAGTATTTGTCACCAAGATGATCAAAGTTCTTTACTCATCACAATAATTTCATAATATTCACAGAGagttttttcgttttgttttcctttacccTCCTAAGTCTCTTGGGATAGACAAACATATAAGAGTCTTTGTTTTCCTATAAGAACTggcattattttgaaatttcagagaattttgaatggaaatataaacttaactaaagtagaactttaaaaaaattaatatttccattATAAGAAAGTATGATGAGTTGGATTTTTACTATGCTCCAAAACCCTCCaactaaaattgtaaaaaattttatgaatgcataaaagaaaattataggatTTTCTAATtacacaacaaaataaagaaaagagtgaTGGCTTACATTTTGTTGCTTACTGTATATAAAATGATATAGTAAGTACAATAAAGTGCCACTACATTCAATATGGCAGCCACCAGCTACATGTGGCTATAGCAGATAGAGAACATTTCAGTGGAGCAGATGTAGAAATTTCCATCATCACTGGATGTTCTTTTGGGAAGCACTGATCTAGTACAATCATATAAACTCATGTAATCTAGTGTAAACCACATAAGACCCATGAAGAGAATACTATTAATAGTATTCATCAGTACCTTTCTACTGATGAGGAGATTGAGATTTAAGAAGTAACTTGAACGAGTTCATATAGCTAgaaagcagcagagctgggagtGAACTCTAGTAATCCTGAGCCTGGATGCTTCCAAGTCAAGCACTTCTAAAGACCTACTTGCCTTCTAAAGTGATCAAGAAGTTTAGGCCATggcaaacatttttctagatatgtcttctaaggcaagggaaacaaaagcaaaaataagctattggaactacatcaaaataaaaagcttttgcacaacaaaggaaaccattaacaaaactaaaagactaaaacctactaaatgggagaaaatatttgcaaatgatgtatccaagaaggcttagtatccaaaatatataaagaacttatacaactcaacacctattatatatatattctggtactctgcccatttttaatcggaatatatatatatatatatatatatatgtgtgtgtgtgtatatatatatgtatatacatgtatatatgtatgtatatatatatatgtatatacatgtatatatgtatgtatatacatatatatatattccgattaaaaatgggcagagtaccagaatggacatttttccaaagaagacataatatatggccaacagacacatgaaaagatgttcaacatcactaaccattaggaaaatgcaaatcaaaaccacaatgagttattactttacacctgtcagaatggctaacatcaaaaagataagaaataacaagtattggatacagagaaaatggaacactgcacggttggtgggaaggtaaactggtacagccactgtggaaatcagtgtggcggttcctcaaaaaataaaatatagaattaccatatgactcagtaattctactactgggtatctactcaaagaaaacactaatttgagaagatTATGAACCCCTgtatttattgcagtattatttacaatagccaagatatggaagcaacctaagtgtccatcaatagataaatgctAAGGAAggtgtgatatatatacaatagaacattgaacagccataaaaaagaatgtgatcttgccatttgcaataacatggatggatccagagggtattatgctagtaaataagtcaaactgaaaaagacaaagagcatatgatttcactcacatgtggaatctaaaaacaaaacaaatgaataaataaacaggaaGGAGAatcatgtttagaaaaaaaaatgagagcatgGCATTAAGGAGTAAACAGCCTAAAAATACTAAAGATATCACATCTTTAACTTTCACAAAAACACTGTCACAAAACTGCTTtcagggaggagaagaaaaaaagcctgAGGAAGCTAAGTTATGTGACCACTACATATGCCAGTAGTGTAAAAGAGCTAGAATTTTAACTCTGGTCTGTCTGGCTCCGAAGCCCATGCACTTTTTTCTACTATTACATTCAGCCCTGTGAAATTCTGCTTTGATAACTGCAGGAGAATACAACTAGTGTTCTTGGAAGAGGAAGCTGCATTTGTCCATGTGTTGACTCTACttttcttaaggaaaagaaagtaaatgtcATGGCATGCATTTATTTGCCTAGacagacattttcattttccactaAGTCCTGAATATAGAAAAAGCAATCATTAAAAATCAGTTATAGGAAATAATTGAGCTAAtcaacctttctttttctcctcaagGACAAACTTGTGTGGAAGAGAGCATTCATTGTTTTGGGGCTGTCCATACTAGCTGTGTTCAGCAGCGTGTATTTTGGTTTCCCTGGGTCAGGAGGATTGTGCACACTGGTCATGTCCTTCCTTGCAGGTTTGAGATGGGCCGGCGAAAAGGTGAATTTCAAGTTCTTCTTCTCATTTAAGTTCTTTCTGATCagagtaaatttttttctgtacagaTGTTTCCTAATATcaagttaataaaattatttaatcacAAAAGCTATTTTCTATGCATATGTAAATGTATGCCCAAgtgtacacacatacatcctTTTCCCCCTTATATACCAATCTGTAATttgatgacttaaaaatatattatggtCATATTTCCATGCTGCCTCCCTATTCTTTGTAAGGGCTACGGCTACAGAGTATTGCATGGTATAGCTGTCCTATATTTAACCAGTCTCCTGATAAcagattttaaattgtttctggTTTTCTACTAAGACAAAAAGTATTTCGGTAAAATATCCTACCTATGCCATATTTCATTAACTCTAAGATGCTATCAAATCTAAGAAGCACCATTTTACATgctaccaagaaagaaaaaagaatactgcCTATTAAACTATGACATGACATCctaatttcagaaattttaaaatgtgaaaaaaaatcaacaaaatacgACATACATTTGAGTTTATCTATAGGATGAATTTCCAGAAACAGGATTGCTCTATGAAGGAGTATATacattgatattttgataatatcaattttcccttttaaaagaCTGTGCCAGTTTATATTTTCACCAACAGTATGTGAAGATCTGTCTTTCT includes:
- the SLC9B2 gene encoding sodium/hydrogen exchanger 9B2 isoform X1, translated to MGDEDKAIEHEDLTPSTGMAHTASTYQETQEEAVMNSKGIDAKEPTEGSNLLNSSEKKLQEIPTESNNLRRLGQTFACPPHGLLARGITNVTMVVLLWAVVWSITTSECLPGGNLFGIIILFYCAIIGGKLFGLIKLPTLPPLPPLLGMLLAGFLVRNIPVISDNVQIKHKWSSSLRSIALSIILVRAGLGLDSKALKKLKGVCIRLSMGPCLVEACTSALLAHFLMGLPWQWGFILGFVLGAVSPAVVVPSMLLLQEGGYGVEKGVPTLLMAAGSFDDILAITGFNTCLGMAFSTGSTIFNVLRGILEVVIGMATGSLLGFFIQYFPSSDQDKLVWKRAFIVLGLSILAVFSSVYFGFPGSGGLCTLVMSFLAGLRWAGEKADVEKNYCSCLAHLSAPSVWTDWSRSIYSISQTRNCRPLYCHPRHCSIDTSFDYISDGVFCWF